A genomic region of Sarcophilus harrisii chromosome 6, mSarHar1.11, whole genome shotgun sequence contains the following coding sequences:
- the TMEM132A gene encoding transmembrane protein 132A, whose product MGAGRPRSAPLRGPARPALACLWVALLALKTVRGSGDTEPPDPVYLPATLELLDAPEHFRLQQIGRYPPANSSLGSRSESFLLLHPRPGAQPLVRASYPPFSAQQAVPAWATEPRAPLAAWDVRAVSVETVLTPVEPHARVLFYLKGQDWQPSPRNLPCARLHAIHPLGTIHRACRFQPSLGACVVEMEFPRRWFSSTATTKAELAYTLEPAAEEPGQCAPAGEGTPPAQPLPVGWVEIQQAEPPRQQEVPLDAAVRLRVSDAAVRAGQPFNATILLRNNFTDGSLTLWIKVKKGLQVTAARPAHPALWTAKLEKLKGSKHPTLLVTCQRTGPGPDTSLPGFSEFLWVDFVVENGTGATSSTRPVTWQLEYPSQVPEAKKEKMVWEILVSERDVRALVPMAKTEELVNTSPLTGIAQRVPIRLVTVATGGAVAEVTEQVGCESANTQVLQVSEACSEVFVEGKESQGNRGVQVDFWWRRLRASLRVTVWAPLLPLRIEMTDTTLEQVRGWRVPGTASGAPIEPEEGGEEADRRARSCRLQYQRAGVRFLVPFVAHPQDGGRHLTYLLGPDWLLDVTHLVGPHARVQDPRVATLEAGSVLVGREPGVTSLEVRSPVSDSILGEQTLSVTDEKVSVLELRVQPVMSISLALSRGTAHPGEITATCRAHTAPPGSKQALAFSWLPPPLPADCLTRDRLGLPERAFPAAARTGELRGGVVFVSYPRKNPRPRGASPAPQLGLAGHRPGG is encoded by the exons ATGGGCGCCGGCCGCCCGCGAAGCGCTCCTCTGCGGGGCCCCGCGCGGCCCGCGCTCGCCTGCCTCTGGGTGGCCCTGCTCGCGTTGAAGACCGTGCGAG GGAGTGGGGACACCGAGCCCCCTGACCCTGTCTACCTGCCGGCCACTCTGGAGCTCTTGGATGCCCCGGAGCACTTCCGCCTCCAGCAGATCGGGCGCTACCCTCCCGCCAACTCCTCCCTGGGCTCCCGTTCCGAGAGCTTCCTGCTCCTGCACCCTCGGCCTGGGGCCCAGCCCCTGGTCCGGGCATCCTACCCACCCTTCAGCGCCCAGCAG GCCGTGCCAGCCTGGGCCACAGAGCCCAGGGCTCCGCTGGCCGCTTGGGACGTTCGGGCTGTGTCGGTGGAGACTGTCCTCACCCCTGTGGAGCCCCATGCCCGGGTCCTCTTCTACCTCAAAGGGCAGGACTGGCAGCCCAGCCCCCGAAATCTGCCCTGTGCCCGGCTTCATGCCATCCACCCCCTGGGCACCATACACCGGGCTTGCCGCTTCCAA CCATCCCTGGGGGCGTGTGTGGTGGAGATGGAGTTCCCGCGGCGCTGGTTCTCGAGCACAGCCACCACCAAAGCCGAACTGGCCTATACTTTGGAGCCGGCGGCCGAGGAGCCCGGGCAGTGCGCCCCGGCGGGGGAGGGGACCCCTCCAGCCCAGCCCCTGCCCGTGGGCTGGGTAGAGATCCAGCAGGCAGAGCCCCCTCGCCAGCAAGAGGTGCCCCTGGACGCCGCCGTGCGCCTTCGAGTGTCTGATGCCGCCGTCAGGGCCGGGCAGCCCTTCAACGCCACCATCCTTCTGAGGAACAACTTCACCGATGGCTCCTTAACGCTCTG GATCAAGGTGAAGAAGGGGCTGCAGGTGACAGCCGCCCGCCCCGCCCACCCCGCCCTGTGGACCGCCAAGCTGGAAAAACTCAAGGGCTCCAAGCATCCCACTCTGCTGGTCACCTGCCAGCGCACGGGGCCGGGGCCGGACACCAG CCTGCCTGGATTCTCCGAGTTCCTGTGGGTGGACTTTGTCGTGGAGAACGGTACAGGAGCCACGTCGTCCACCCGTCCGGTCACGTGGCAGCTGGAATACCCGAGCCAGGTCCCCGAGGCCAAGAAGGAGAAGATGGTGTGGGAAATCCTCGTGTCCGAACGGGATGTGCGGGCCCTCGTCCCCATGGCAAAG ACCGAGGAGCTGGTGAACACCTCCCCCCTGACTGGCATTGCCCAAAGAGTGCCCATCCGCCTGGTCACCGTCGCGACGGGGGGAGCTGTGGCGGAGGTCACCGAGCAGGTGGGCTGCGAGTCGGCCAACACGCAAGTCCTGCAG GTGTCGGAGGCCTGTAGCGAGGTGTTTGTGGAAGGCAAGGAGAGCCAGGGGAACCGGGGCGTGCAAGTGGACTTCTGGTGGCGCCGGCTCCGAGCCTCCCTGCGGGTGACCGTGTGGGCCCCGCTGCTGCCGCTGAGGATCGAGATGACGGACACCACTCTGGAGCAAGTCCGAGGCTGGAGGGTCCCCGGGACGGCCAGCGG CGCCCCCATCGAGCCCGAGGAAGGAGGCGAGGAGGCGGACCGGCGGGCCCGGAGCTGCCGGCTGCAATACCAGCGTGCTGGCGTCCGGTTCCTCGTCCCTTTCGTTGCCCATCCTCAGGATGGAGGTCGCCATCTTACTTATCTCCTGGGCCCCGATTGGCTACTGGATGTGACTCATCTCGTGGGACCCCACGCCCGTGTCCAAGACCCCCGCGTGGCCACCCTGGAGGCTGGCAGCGTCCTGGTTGGCCGGGAGCCAGGGGTTACTTCTCTGGAG GTCCGTTCGCCAGTGTCCGACTCCATCCTGGGAGAGCAGACCCTGTCCGTGACCGATGAAAAGGTGTCCGTGCTGGAGCTTCGGGTACAGCCGGTGATGAGCATCTCGCTGGCCTTGAGCCGGGGCACCGCCCACCCTGGGGAGATCACGGCCACGTGCCGGGCACACACAGCTCCGCCCGGCTCCAAACAG GCGCTGGCCTTCTCCTGGCTCCCTCCGCCACTCCCGGCCGACTGTTTGACCCGGGACCGGCTTGGTCTCCCCGAGCGGGCCTTCCCGGCGGCCGCCAGGACCGGGGAACTCCGGGGG GGCGTGGTCTTTGTCTCCTACCCGCGCAAAAACCCCCGGCCCCGGGGGGCATCCCCGGCCCCACAACTGGGTCTGGCTGGGCACCGACCAGGAGGCTGA